One segment of Clostridia bacterium DNA contains the following:
- the moaA gene encoding GTP 3',8-cyclase MoaA, translating into MLDQYGRKINYLRVSVTDLCNLRCIYCMPAGGVTKKERRELLTFEEIENIVRAAAQMGVDKVRITGGEPLVRKGIVELVDRLARIDGIEDLSMTTNGILLKDCAAPLKEAGLKRVNISLDTLDPDKYHRITRRGHLADVLAGMEAARAVGLTPIKVNVVLVGGLNDDEIEDFVNLTLREEIQVRFIELMPLGEAGHWERSAFLPTEEVLRRVPQLIPLAVKGHGTVARLYQLPHGKGQVGLISPLSNHFCQYCNRLRVTPDGKLKSCLHSSQEINLKNVPPEELPGLLAEGIRGKPHRHYLSATNGSLTHRNMNEIGG; encoded by the coding sequence ATGTTAGACCAATACGGCCGAAAGATTAATTATCTGCGGGTTTCCGTCACCGACCTGTGCAATTTACGCTGCATTTACTGCATGCCTGCCGGCGGCGTGACGAAAAAGGAGCGCCGTGAGCTGCTCACTTTTGAAGAAATAGAAAACATCGTCCGGGCCGCCGCCCAAATGGGCGTGGATAAGGTCCGGATTACCGGCGGCGAACCACTGGTCCGGAAAGGTATTGTGGAGCTGGTGGACCGCCTGGCCCGGATTGACGGGATTGAGGATTTGAGCATGACCACCAACGGGATCTTGCTCAAAGACTGTGCAGCCCCGTTAAAAGAAGCGGGTTTAAAGCGGGTCAATATCAGTCTGGATACTCTGGATCCGGACAAATACCACCGCATCACCCGGCGCGGCCATCTGGCGGATGTCCTGGCAGGTATGGAAGCCGCCCGGGCGGTGGGGCTGACACCGATTAAGGTCAATGTGGTGCTGGTCGGGGGGCTCAATGATGACGAGATCGAGGACTTTGTCAACCTGACCCTCCGGGAAGAGATCCAGGTCAGGTTTATCGAACTGATGCCCTTAGGAGAAGCCGGCCATTGGGAGCGGAGCGCTTTCCTGCCCACGGAAGAGGTACTGCGGCGTGTGCCGCAATTGATCCCGCTGGCGGTGAAAGGCCACGGGACGGTGGCCAGGCTGTATCAACTTCCCCATGGGAAAGGGCAGGTGGGTTTGATCAGCCCCTTGAGCAATCATTTTTGTCAATACTGCAACCGGCTGCGGGTGACCCCGGACGGGAAACTGAAGTCCTGCCTTCATTCCAGCCAGGAAATCAACCTCAAGAACGTCCCTCCTGAGGAACTGCCGGGTTTGCTGGCGGAAGGGATTAGGGGGAAACCGCACCGGCATTATCTCAGCGCTACCAACGGGAGCTTGACCCATAGAAATATGAATGAAATCGGCGGGTGA
- a CDS encoding molybdopterin-binding protein — protein MKKVKVQDAIGLALCHDISKVVPGEFKGVRFPRGHVIRSEDVQELLNLGKEHVYVMEEGAGEIHEDDAAVRIARAVMGENLTYEGPREGKTTIKSTLKGLFKVNSPLLLQINSIEEVTVPCLPNHFPVQAGERVAAGRVIPLMIKEEKIERVEELCRSQGPVFHVKPYRKLKVGIIITGNEVYKGRIQDKFWPVLQEKLAGYETELLGRIYCPDDVEMLDQAVNSYLSRDADLIIMTGGMSVDPDDLTPGAIKRSGAEVVTYGTPAQPGNMFMLAYKGKTAFMGVPGAAIYHKTTVLDVFLPRVFAGDRITREDVIKLGEGGLCRNCEVCRYPICYFGR, from the coding sequence ATGAAAAAAGTCAAAGTACAGGATGCCATCGGGCTGGCTCTCTGCCATGATATTTCCAAGGTCGTCCCAGGGGAATTCAAAGGTGTCAGGTTTCCCAGGGGGCATGTGATCCGGTCGGAGGATGTGCAGGAGCTGCTGAATTTGGGTAAAGAACATGTGTATGTCATGGAAGAAGGGGCCGGCGAAATCCATGAAGATGACGCGGCGGTGCGGATTGCCCGGGCGGTGATGGGGGAAAATCTCACATATGAAGGTCCCAGGGAAGGAAAAACGACGATTAAATCCACCCTGAAAGGGCTCTTCAAGGTCAACAGCCCGCTGCTCCTTCAGATCAATTCCATCGAGGAGGTGACCGTGCCTTGCTTGCCCAATCATTTCCCGGTGCAAGCGGGTGAACGGGTGGCAGCGGGGCGCGTGATTCCCCTGATGATCAAAGAAGAAAAGATCGAGCGGGTGGAAGAGCTGTGCCGCAGTCAAGGTCCGGTGTTTCATGTCAAGCCTTACCGGAAGTTGAAAGTGGGGATCATCATTACCGGCAACGAGGTCTACAAGGGCCGGATCCAGGATAAGTTCTGGCCCGTGCTGCAGGAAAAGCTGGCGGGCTACGAAACGGAGCTCTTAGGCCGGATCTATTGTCCCGATGACGTAGAGATGCTGGATCAAGCCGTGAATTCCTACTTAAGCCGGGACGCGGATTTAATTATCATGACCGGCGGCATGTCCGTGGACCCGGATGACTTGACACCCGGGGCCATTAAGCGAAGCGGTGCGGAAGTGGTCACTTACGGGACGCCGGCCCAGCCGGGCAACATGTTTATGCTGGCCTACAAAGGCAAGACAGCTTTCATGGGAGTGCCGGGAGCCGCCATTTATCACAAAACCACGGTCCTGGACGTTTTCCTCCCGCGGGTTTTTGCCGGGGACAGGATAACCAGGGAAGATGTGATCAAACTCGGCGAAGGTGGTCTGTGCCGGAACTGTGAGGTTTGCCGCTATCCAATTTGCTACTTTGGCAGGTGA